TGGTCGCATTTGCTAATCTATAATGTGTGCAACAGTATCAACTGTAAATctgttttcgaaaaaaaaaaggtatccgCAAACTGAATCAATTCCGGGCACCAAGCTGTCCCAAAGTAAACATATTTGCACTTGACTAAGCACGTAGCGGCATCAAGTTTTAAGACGTCATAGGCATTGACTTTTGATTCGATCGCAGAATTATGGCAATCAATATTGGCGTGCATTTCTTACACGCACAATGTCAGACACTGTTCGTCATGGAACGGTTCCCATTGGTATCTGCCTCAAACCAGAATCATTTTAAATTGTTTCTATCACTTTCATCCCGTACAAAATCCACGCGCTTCTTTTAATTGACTTAGAAGTGCGACTTTACACACCCTTAACCAGCAAGGAAGCAGCTAGAAGCTACGATCTGCTCGGTTCCCGCATTTACCTGAAAACACGGACGCCACTCGCAGATCGTAGAGTAGGGGCACGAAGACGAACGAAACAATGATCGCCGCCAGTGGAATACCGGCCAGCGCCCAGTCGAGATGAAAGCCGAAGGCGTAGTAGTGGCCCACGAAACTCACTACGCCGACGGCAGTGGCTACGGACGCCAGCACGGACACGGCCAGTGCCGCCGACGGAAGAGTACGGCCGCCCAGGAAGGCCTCGAGAACGGCTGATGAGGCGCCTCCGTCGCATGATGCAGCCTAAAGGCAAGAAAAGCGGTATCGCTCTTCTACACTTCCGAATATGTTTCCGGTGTACTGAAGGAAAAGCTATATGTTCATATTCTGCGCTGGCTAAATGCGCCAATTAGCTGGGCAGAATTTGATAGTGGCTTTGGTTTTTCGAAGCATGATCTGACGGTGTTATCGCTCTTCACGGCCGGCGGTTTCACATACGTGCGAAAACAGGCAACCAGAATTGcgaaactgtgtgtgtgtgtgttggtgctgtgtgtggtgtgtgtgtgtgtgtgtgtgtatgtgtgtgtggtgtgtgtgtgggtgtgtgtgtgtgtgtgtgtgtgtgtgtgtgtgtgtgtgtgtgtgcgttgtgcgcgcgttgcgtgcgtgcgtgcgtgcgtgcgtgt
The nucleotide sequence above comes from Rhipicephalus sanguineus isolate Rsan-2018 chromosome 8, BIME_Rsan_1.4, whole genome shotgun sequence. Encoded proteins:
- the LOC119403295 gene encoding uncharacterized protein LOC119403295, which translates into the protein MTEPVGGNEAAMDSLGVGDIAVFSILTAIGYFVGLYFSFSRTRRQAASCDGGASSAVLEAFLGGRTLPSAALAVSVLASVATAVGVVSFVGHYYAFGFHLDWALAGIPLAAIIVSFVFVPLLYDLRVASVFSGKCGNRADRSF